In one window of Actinomycetota bacterium DNA:
- the hisI gene encoding phosphoribosyl-AMP cyclohydrolase encodes MTSPNQDADLSIADLSFDDRGLLPAIVQEAATGDVLMLGWMNEESIRATFSKGLATFWSRSRRELWTKGETSGNKLRLVDVRYDCDADALLVRVHLEGDGACHTGNRSCFYRTLDA; translated from the coding sequence ATGACGTCGCCGAACCAGGATGCGGACCTGTCGATCGCCGACTTGTCCTTTGACGACCGGGGACTGCTGCCCGCCATCGTCCAGGAGGCCGCCACCGGCGACGTGCTGATGCTCGGTTGGATGAACGAAGAGTCGATCCGTGCGACCTTTAGCAAGGGGCTCGCCACGTTCTGGTCGCGCTCGCGGCGGGAGCTGTGGACGAAGGGCGAGACGTCGGGCAACAAGCTGCGCCTGGTGGACGTCCGCTACGACTGCGACGCGGACGCGCTGCTCGTCCGGGTGCACCTGGAGGGCGACGGCGCCTGCCACACCGGGAACAGGTCCTGCTTCTACCGCACCCTCGACGCGTGA
- the hisF gene encoding imidazole glycerol phosphate synthase subunit HisF has product MTLAKRVVPCLDVDGGRVVKGVNFVDIRDAGDPVELAERYDAQGADEIVLLDITASAHGRESIYDVIRAAAERVFIPFTVGGGIRTVDDVRRMLRTGADKISLNTAAVSDPRLVREASDAFGSQCVVCAIDARRRNGGWEVFVNGGRTATGKDAVQWAAEAEKLGAGEILLTSMDRDGTQDGYDVELTSAVAEAVGVPVIASGGAGGPEHLADALDAGADAVLIASIVHDGLYEISQLKAHLAGRGLPVRLT; this is encoded by the coding sequence GTGACGCTCGCGAAGCGGGTCGTCCCCTGCCTGGACGTCGATGGGGGCCGTGTCGTGAAGGGCGTGAACTTCGTGGACATCCGCGATGCCGGCGACCCGGTTGAGCTAGCCGAGCGGTACGACGCTCAGGGGGCCGACGAGATCGTGCTGCTGGACATCACCGCCTCGGCCCACGGACGCGAGTCGATCTACGACGTCATTCGGGCCGCCGCCGAGCGCGTGTTCATCCCGTTCACCGTGGGCGGAGGGATCAGAACGGTGGACGACGTCCGACGGATGCTGCGGACCGGCGCAGACAAGATCTCGCTCAACACAGCGGCCGTGTCGGACCCACGGCTGGTCCGCGAAGCGTCGGACGCCTTCGGCTCCCAGTGTGTCGTGTGCGCGATCGACGCCCGGCGCCGAAACGGCGGCTGGGAGGTCTTCGTCAACGGCGGGCGCACAGCCACCGGCAAGGATGCGGTCCAGTGGGCCGCGGAGGCCGAGAAGCTCGGGGCCGGCGAGATCCTGCTCACGTCCATGGACCGCGATGGCACACAGGACGGCTACGACGTGGAGCTGACGTCGGCAGTAGCGGAGGCGGTCGGGGTCCCGGTTATCGCCTCCGGGGGGGCGGGGGGTCCGGAGCACCTGGCGGACGCGCTGGATGCCGGGGCGGACGCGGTCCTGATCGCCTCGATCGTCCACGACGGCCTCTATGAGATCTCCCAGCTGAAGGCGCACCTCGCCGGACGCGGGCTCCCGGTGCGGCTGACATGA